Proteins from a single region of Thalassophryne amazonica chromosome 22, fThaAma1.1, whole genome shotgun sequence:
- the LOC117503832 gene encoding tetraspanin-7-like — MTGHKDVGGGLKALVDKGGARRGGGGGGCNRKRRTDKARATIMSVALSYDSLPLRPSPSRRALDWERNNLAVRRLSSPRGLNLLTPPPVPRRHSAIPSYILPPNQGKEEQIQQQQLPLSMCSEASLATPSSPRGGTSTPCCRPVGVMHLLRLGLLSFSCLFWAAGLAIFTLGVWAQISLADFMLLSANRYPNAPLILLTTGAAVTAWGFLGCLGVAANLPCVLRAYGFFQLAALIAGLAAGLSGLFYREDIAGGFRSGLQRAVAGYTEDEGRADALDSLQRALECCGAEGWRDWLTSDWAIQHLAIPTTENGTSVSMPDSCCVRRKHCRNRPLLSEDIEGVIAAGIHPHGCFRKVFSLVNDNVFHIAATVLGLAFTQIGGIALACLLANRLAPRQRRHVVAP, encoded by the coding sequence ATGACCGGTCATAAAGATGTGGGAGGGGGATTGAAGGCACTGGTAGACAAAGGAGGAgcgaggcggggggggggggggggggggtgtaacagAAAGAGGAGAACAGATAAAGCCAGAGCCACCATCATGAGCGTCGCACTGTCTTACGACTCTCTGCCACTTCGGCCAAGTCCCAGCAGACGAGCTTTGGACTGGGAACGCAACAATCTAGCTGTGCGAAGACTGTCTTCTCCGCGAGGTCTCAACCTGCTCACGCCTCCTCCTGTTCCTCGCCGACACTCTGCGATCCCTAGCTACATACTACCACCCAACCAAGGGAAGGAAGAGCAGATCCAGCAGCAGCAACTGCCCTTGTCCATGTGCTCAGAGGCCTCACTGGCAACCCCTTCATCCCCAAGAGGGGGAACTTCTACACCCTGTTGTCGTCCAGTAGGCGTCATGCACCTCCTGCGCCTTGGTCTCCTTTCCTTCAGCTGCCTCTTCTGGGCAGCCGGTTTGGCTATATTCACCCTGGGTGTGTGGGCCCAGATATCATTGGCAGACTTCATGCTGTTGTCTGCCAACCGCTATCCCAATGCACCACTCATACTTCTGACTACAGGGGCAGCCGTCACCGCCTGGGGCTTCCTGGGTTGTTTGGGAGTAGCTGCCAACCTGCCCTGTGTTCTCAGGGCTTACGGGTTCTTTCAACTGGCTGCACTTATAGCAGGTTTGGCTGCTGGACTCTCTGGACTCTTCTATCGTGAAGACATTGCTGGAGGATTTCGCAGTGGTCTACAGCGAGCAGTAGCAGGCTACACCGAAGATGAAGGTCGTGCTGATGCCTTAGATAGCTTGCAGAGAGCCCTAGAATGCTGCGGTGCTGAAGGTTGGCGTGACTGGCTGACTTCCGACTGGGCTATCCAACACCTGGCCATCCCTACGACAGAGAACGGCACCTCAGTGTCCATGCCTGATAGCTGTTGTGTGAGGCGCAAGCACTGCAGGAACCGGCCTCTACTGTCCGAGGACATCGAGGGAGTGATCGCTGCAGGAATTCATCCACATGGCTGCTTCCGGAAAGTGTTCAGTTTAGTCAATGACAACGTCTTCCACATTGCTGCCACCGTTTTGGGGTTAGCTTTCACCCAGATTGGAGGCATTGCCTTGGCATGTCTTCTGGCCAACAGACTGGCACCAAGACAACGTCGACATGTTGTGGCACCTTAA